From a region of the Oncorhynchus keta strain PuntledgeMale-10-30-2019 chromosome 13, Oket_V2, whole genome shotgun sequence genome:
- the LOC118371766 gene encoding doublesex- and mab-3-related transcription factor A1-like, translating into MEGSIRPHGLAGHSSSPLSVGGLQMPASLLRPPPLFLRAAACKPSMERGYPRTPKCARCRNHGVVSALKGHKRFCRWRDCVCAKCTLIAERQRVMAAQVALRRQQAQEESEARELQFMYTGSGAGETGLTMASGVQRSGNTVPRISSYDVFGTEDQKDDDKLTKYNLNNGFMGRTFYAPHTAPLPSPLGKNDTSPNLEKKQAVFDKESGSQTAAFDQLSDHTESPRSLSSSDLESGSESERPKDYPSLEITEPSCASKDRDPTEVMTKIFPHHKRDTLESVVKTCKGDIVKAIQLVLSSKENKCNSDSVGLSLSVHSNEPRPTFGLPGVALGALGTKSAFSPLQTPPTPAGGESMYGLSPRFGINPLRLAYSTAGGGIPNFMSPYVTSGLMPVFPFRPPLDYSFPGMMRDLSYLQSKDSSLCNTGIYSRINQEK; encoded by the exons ATGGAAGGCAGCATTAGACCGCACGGCTTGGCTGGgcacagctcctctcctctctccgtcgGGGGTTTACAGATGCCCGCTTCCCTTCTGCGCCCGCCGCCTCTCTTTCTCCGAGCTGCTGCCTGTAAACCGTCGATGGAGAGGGGCTACCCCCGAACCCCGAAGTGCGCACGGTGCAGGAACCACGGCGTGGTGTCCGCTCTGAAAGGCCACAAGCGCTTCTGTCGTTGGAGAGACTGCGTGTGCGCAAAGTGTACCCTGATAGCAGAGAGGCAGCGGGTGATGGCTGCACAGGTGGCACTCAGGAGACAACAGGCGCAGGAGGAGAGCGAGGCCCGGGAGCTCCAGTTCATGTACACCGGCTCCGGGGCGGGGGAGACCGGACTGACCATGGCATCTGGGGTACAGCGATCTGGAAACACCGTGCCAAGAATATCTAGTTATGATGTTTTTGGAACTGAGGACCAAAAAGACG ATGACAAACTGACCAAGTACAACCTAAACAACGGATTCATGGGCCGAACGTTCTATGCACCTCACACCGCACCACTGCCCTCTCCATTGGGAAAGAACGATACCTCTCCTAATCTAGAGAAAAAACAGGCGGTCTTCGACAAGGAGAGTGGCAGTCAGACGGCTGCTTTTGACCAGCTGTCAGACCACACAGAGAGCCCACGGTCTCTGTCATCCTCGGACCTCGAGTCGGGCAGCGAGTCCGAGCGGCCCAAGGACTACCCTTCGCTGGAGATTACCGAGCCCAGTTGCGCGTCAAAGGACCGGGACCCCACCGAGGTCATGACCAAGATATTCCCCCATCACAAGCGGGATACTTTGGAATCGGTGGTGAAAACTTGCAAAGGGGACATCGTGAAGGCTATTCAACTAGTTCTTAGCTCCAAAGAGAATAAATGCAACTCGGATAGCGTcggtctatctctgtctgttcaCTCAAATGAACCAAGGCCTACTTTTGGACTTCCAGGGGTAGCGTTGGGGGCTCTGGGTACCAAGTCTGCTTTTTCCCCATTGCAAACACCGCCAACACCTGCCGGAGGCGAAAGTATGTACGGGCTGAGTCCTCGCTTTGGTATTAATCCTTTGCGCCTGGCCTACTCAACCGCAGGTGGTGGCATACCTAATTTCATGTCACCGTATGTGACGTCCGGACTGATGCCAGTTTTCCCATTCCGCCCGCCGCTGGACTATTCTTTCCCGGGCATGATGCGAGACCTCTCCTATCTCCAGAGTAAAGACTCCTCCCTATGTAACACCGGCATATACTCTCGTATAAATCAGGAGAAATAA